The following are encoded in a window of Puntigrus tetrazona isolate hp1 unplaced genomic scaffold, ASM1883169v1 S000000373, whole genome shotgun sequence genomic DNA:
- the LOC122333740 gene encoding cyclin-dependent kinase 2-associated protein 1 isoform X1, translated as MSYKPNLHQHLPGTSGNQGNIPSPSSMATIQSYKPILNDFGPPSLGFPQGPNGNQVPQSKYAELLAIIEELGKEIRPTYAGSKSAMERLKRGIIHARGLVRECLAETERNARS; from the exons ATGTCTTACAAACCCAATCTCCATCAACACCTTCCGGGAACTTCTGGGAACCAAG GAAACATTCCCTCTCCATCTTCAATGGCCACGATACAGTCCTACAAGCCCATTCTGAACGACTTTGGGCCGCCTTCGTTGGGATTCCCACAG GGTCCAAATGGAAACCAAGTACCTCAGAGTAAATATGCTGAACTCCTCGCCATTATTGAAGAGCTTGGGAAAGAAATAAGGCCGACGTATGCGGGGAGTAAAAGCGCCATGGAGCGACTTAAAAGAG GTATCATTCATGCCAGAGGGCTTGTTCGGGAGTGTctggcagagacagagagaaatgcCAGATCCTAG
- the LOC122333740 gene encoding cyclin-dependent kinase 2-associated protein 1 isoform X2, with product MATIQSYKPILNDFGPPSLGFPQGPNGNQVPQSKYAELLAIIEELGKEIRPTYAGSKSAMERLKRGIIHARGLVRECLAETERNARS from the exons ATGGCCACGATACAGTCCTACAAGCCCATTCTGAACGACTTTGGGCCGCCTTCGTTGGGATTCCCACAG GGTCCAAATGGAAACCAAGTACCTCAGAGTAAATATGCTGAACTCCTCGCCATTATTGAAGAGCTTGGGAAAGAAATAAGGCCGACGTATGCGGGGAGTAAAAGCGCCATGGAGCGACTTAAAAGAG GTATCATTCATGCCAGAGGGCTTGTTCGGGAGTGTctggcagagacagagagaaatgcCAGATCCTAG